The DNA region ATAATTAAATCATTTTCATTTTTAAAAGCAGGAATTAGTTCTCAAATTCGTTGCAAACAATGAAAAGAAAACCCTAAACGGTGTTAATAATAATATCCCATTTCTATATGCACCTACTTTACAATTATTATACAGATATATTTAAAAAAATAATGATAAAATATTAAAAAAGTAGTACTTTCCTTTACACTTTTTTATCTATTTGCTATAATCTTTTTGTGTCTTAAAAGTCGAAAGGAGAGCAAAAATGGCTAATATTAAATCACAAATTAAAAGAATTAAAACAAATTCAAAAGCTAATTTAGCAAATAAATCTTTTAAATCATCAGTAAAAACAGCAATCAAAAAAGCAGAAATCGCTATTAACGCACAAGAAGCAAACGCATCACAATTAGTTAATACTGCAATTAGTTTAGTTGACAAAGCAGTTACTAAAGGAATTTATCATGCTAATAAAGCTGCTCGTGTTAAAAGCAGATTAATGCTTAAAACACATTAATTTTAAAATCCTTTTTAACAAAGACAGTAAATATTAAAAAAATAAAAAAAATCATATTAATTATGATTTTTTTTATTTATCTTTTGATTTATTAGAATCATCTTTTTCAAAAACATTATCATCTTTAAACTCATCATCAAATAATGTTGGATCCATTTCATATTTTTGTCCATTCATCATTGCAGTAACTACTTTTTGGTATTCTGTATTAGCACGAATTAATTTATTACGGTCTGTTTTAGGAGATAAAACTACTAAAATAATAACCATAATTCCTGCAAGAAAACCAGAAATCATTGAAATAATTGTAAAAATATGTAATACTTTGTAAGTTGTGCTATTATAAACTTCGCTTACTAAACTATTAATTGTCATAGTTAAATCTGAATCTGGTAATAATAATAATTCTGTTATTTCTAATTGTGGGTCGTTTTTAACAATATAGCCATTATTAGGTACCGATATACTATTAAAATATTTCTCAACAACATTTGGTAATAATATTTGAATTAATGACAATGAAGAATAAAAAAGAATAATGATTGATAATACAACTGGTCAGAATCTAACAACATAATTATCGCGTTTAAAACGCTTTTTCACTAATAATTCATAACCCAAGAAAATTCCTGGCAAAATCGATAAAATTCCTGAGAAAGTTTGCAATCCGGCGGACTGCATTAATAAAAATTTATATTTTGAACCAAAACTAAATACTTCACTAAAATTATTGTTAGCATTATGTAAAGCACTATCAGCACCACCACCAATAATAACAATTGCTCTAGTTCGTGGATTTGTATAAACAATTACTTTTGTGTCTAAATAGATATTTAAATAGGAATTTAAAAATCACAATAAAATTAACAAAGCAGAAGCTAAAATAACAAAAACAGCAACAATTTTTTTTAAAATTGGCATATACTTTGGTTTTGAAGTATAAAAATAAAACCGTGGGTCTAAGCGTGGATGAATTGGCATATTTACCATTTTCTGCATCATTTGTGATATATCAAATTTACTTGGATCACTAAATTCCGAACTAATGCCACCCATTGACGCTCCTATGTCTCCAATTCCCCTTGCTGGTCCTACTTCCGGTTGTGATTCGTCTACCCCTTCTTTATTAGCTTTAACTTTTAACTTCTCACGAGCATTATCAATTACTTTTTCATCAGTAAAATCAGCTGTGGCATCAATTAAATCATTAGTGATGATGTTTTCTCTGGTAATATAATTTTTTTCAACACCAAAATTTGAAACAATATATTTCACAAAAACAACATATTCTTCATCTAACATATTAAAAGTAGCCCCGTCAACCTTTTCAATTGTTTCTGATTCATTAGTAATATCAACCAAAACTTGAGCAAATGAAAGAGTAAATTTATTATCATTTAAATTTGCATTAAATTCTTTTTCTAATGTTAATAAATTACAAATTTGTTGAATTACTAATTTTTTAAAGTCCTGGTTAACTATTACTTGTGCCTTAATATTATCATCGTTAAAGATATTATATAATGTATAAACTATATAGGCATATAATTTATTTTCTTTCATTTATTTATGTCCCTCATCTCTCTTTTTGTAATAATTTAATTTATATCAAATAATTTAATTAAATACAAATCACTACTAATTTCTTTTCTTATTATACCTTTTTTTATATTATAATCAATTCAAAATAATTTTTGAATAATATTATTTGCTTTATTAATACTGAAATTATGCATATGCTCTGAAATTTTTTTTACTCGAAACGGATGAATTTGTAAAATTTCTGCAATTTGTGAAGGTGTTTTTTTTAAAGAAGATAAAACAATAATATCTCTTGTAAAAATAATACTATTAGTAATTAATGCTAATAAAGCAATACTATTTAAACCGCGTTCTTGTAAATAATGATAATTTATTAAAAAACTATTCAAATCATTTTTTAATAAATCATCAACTAATTTAAAAATATTGGTATCTAAATACTTTGTCATATTATTTTCAATTAATTCCATCGTAATATTTGAATTTATTAATAATAATTTTTCTAATTCATTTTTAATGATATATAAATTATTTGGCAAATATTCAACAATCTTAGGAATTAAATTTTGTTTAATTGTACCATTATGCTTTGTAATATAATCATCAATAAACTTAATTAATTCATTATATGATAAATTTGTTGCTTTTAAAACACTAGTTAACGCTAACATTTGTTTAGTTATTTTTAAACGATTACTAAGTTTATTAACTGGACAAATAAAAATAATAAAAGTACTCGGATTTGGAGCTGCTAAATATTCCATTAAACTTGTTAAATAACTTTTATTGTATATTTTTGTCTTAATTTTTTCTTCTGTAAGAAAATAACTATCATTAACTATTATTATTCTTTTTCCTGAAAACATTGGAATTGTGTTGGCATCATTCAGAATAGATAATAGGGGGTCTTCTAAGTAATTATATTCTTGTAAATCATACTCATTATCAGGATTAATTTTTTTTAAAATCTTATTTTTTTGCATTTTAATTAAAAAAGCATCTTCTCCATATATTAAAAACATCTTTTAAAGCTCCTTTAGAATGTTCTAAAACTTATGACAAAGTAATATTATCATATAAAGTAAAAAATAAATTAAGGATTTAAAATAATTTAATTGTTGTTGATGCTGACATAATATTAAATTGAAGATTTCTTCTACCATTTGTAAAATAAATTTGACACCTAATTGTTTTTAAATTTTCAACAACAATTGGAGCCGGATAATTTTGACGTTTTGTTTTTTCACCAGAGATGAAACAAACCTTTGGTGTTATTTTTTGTAAAAATGCTAAGCTTGAACTAGTTTCTGAACCATGATGAGGAACTTGTAACATAGTGATTGAAGATAATTTTTCTCGTAATAAATTTATTATTATTTTCATCTTTATCATTAATTGTTTTATGTAAGACAGTAAATCCTAATCCACCAAATTGAAATGTTTTCAATTTTGTATCATTTTGAATTACTTGTTTAACATTAAAATATTTTTTTACAGTTGGTAAATTATTCTTATGATCATCATGTTGATGTGAAACAAAAATAGCATCAATTCAATTAATACCTGCTCATTTTAAATAATTACTAACTAATTGTTTTGAACGACCATATCCAACCCCAACATCATATAAAACTATTTTTAAAGTACGCTTGTCTTGAAAAAAATTGTTTAACCATTTCCAACATTTAACATTGTCATTGAATAATAAATACTAGTAAAATATGATTGTAAACTATAACAAATTATTGATAGAATGCAAAATATTATAAATATTTTGTTTCCAAACACACTTTTATTCATTCCTCATAAAAGAATATAATATAATAAAAGAAATAACAAAGGGACATAACCAATATTTCATATTAAATTAATTTTATTTAAAATCACCATATAATTAGTTAAAAATAAATAAAAATATTGATAAATAAAATAACAGGGTGTATAAAAACAATTATTAAAGAGAATAAATAAATTAATGATAAGATTGGTAACAATAATAAATTAAATAAAATAGTAGAAAAATTTAATTGATAATTAAAATATAACATTCATCCAAGTAGAAAAATAAATACCATTAAGTTATAATATAGCAATTTCTGTCAAAAATAATAATGTTTTGTTTTTGAATTTAAATTTAAAAATAATCATGTTATTATAAAACTATATCAAAACCCAATTCCTAAAAAACTATATGGAAAAAATAATAATATTAATAAAATACTTAAATTTAATTTTTGCTTTGCTATTAATTTATAGTCTCAAAAGTGAACATTAAATAGTGATAACGATAACAAGACAATTGCTTTTACACTAGTAAAAGAAAAATTTAATAAATATAAATAAAAAAAATAAGAATAAGTAAAAAAATAATAATCTTTTCGTCGTATTATTCGTTTAAAAATTTTGCTTAAAATATAAAACAAAATATTAAGATGATAACCTGAAACAATTAACAAATGAATAATGCCCAATTGAAGAAAATAATCATATAAAACAAGTGTTGTCTTTGTT from Spiroplasma kunkelii CR2-3x includes:
- the rpsT gene encoding 30S ribosomal protein S20, which gives rise to MANIKSQIKRIKTNSKANLANKSFKSSVKTAIKKAEIAINAQEANASQLVNTAISLVDKAVTKGIYHANKAARVKSRLMLKTH
- a CDS encoding ComEC/Rec2 family competence protein; amino-acid sequence: MYELNMQSFLNANNIFYQFNITKVIDVKPGNTILAKITKFFNSYDNLTKDTLALFLFGQKTKTTLVLYDYFLQLGIIHLLIVSGYHLNILFYILSKIFKRIIRRKDYYFFTYSYFFYLYLLNFSFTSVKAIVLLSLSLFNVHFWDYKLIAKQKLNLSILLILLFFPYSFLGIGFWYSFIITWLFLNLNSKTKHYYFWQKLLYYNLMVFIFLLGWMLYFNYQLNFSTILFNLLLLPILSLIYLFSLIIVFIHPVILFINIFIYF
- a CDS encoding ComEC/Rec2 family competence protein is translated as MKIIINLLREKLSSITMLQVPHHGSETSSSLAFLQKITPKVCFISGEKTKRQNYPAPIVVENLKTIRCQIYFTNGRRNLQFNIMSASTTIKLF
- the holA gene encoding DNA polymerase III subunit delta, producing MFLIYGEDAFLIKMQKNKILKKINPDNEYDLQEYNYLEDPLLSILNDANTIPMFSGKRIIIVNDSYFLTEEKIKTKIYNKSYLTSLMEYLAAPNPSTFIIFICPVNKLSNRLKITKQMLALTSVLKATNLSYNELIKFIDDYITKHNGTIKQNLIPKIVEYLPNNLYIIKNELEKLLLINSNITMELIENNMTKYLDTNIFKLVDDLLKNDLNSFLINYHYLQERGLNSIALLALITNSIIFTRDIIVLSSLKKTPSQIAEILQIHPFRVKKISEHMHNFSINKANNIIQKLFWIDYNIKKGIIRKEISSDLYLIKLFDIN